A stretch of the Filimonas lacunae genome encodes the following:
- a CDS encoding universal stress protein: protein MSTIIVVTNFSASSQNALDYVCAYKHKQPARIILLRVLSFSAGFAGDGVSMAAISDVTVMDEGLLEAEKQRILSIYPDAHLETRLVTGQFIEALQDEVDEEGANLVAMGTEGDYNDVMSWDNHILDAFIDLSVPVLMVPATLRFSAIKQIAFACNYKREDLYGPVQTLRRLLTYTQARLHFVHVGATLTEEELMWKGKWQKELAGMNVVFEELEAKHVVAELDSFSNNNAIDLLAIRPHRAGIWDSIFSKSNTRDISHLNSIAVLALRGGGI from the coding sequence ATGTCAACCATTATAGTGGTAACTAACTTTTCAGCCTCTTCGCAAAACGCCCTGGACTACGTATGTGCCTATAAGCACAAACAACCCGCCCGTATTATCCTGTTGCGCGTGCTGTCGTTCTCTGCCGGTTTTGCCGGTGATGGCGTAAGCATGGCTGCTATCAGCGATGTAACAGTTATGGATGAAGGGCTGCTGGAAGCAGAGAAACAACGCATACTGTCTATTTATCCGGATGCGCACCTGGAAACACGCCTGGTAACAGGGCAGTTTATAGAAGCATTGCAGGATGAAGTGGATGAAGAAGGCGCCAACCTGGTAGCCATGGGCACAGAAGGCGATTATAATGATGTAATGTCGTGGGACAATCATATCCTGGATGCGTTCATTGACTTATCGGTACCTGTGTTGATGGTTCCGGCTACATTACGTTTCTCGGCTATCAAACAAATAGCATTTGCCTGCAACTACAAGCGGGAAGATTTATACGGTCCTGTGCAAACGCTGCGTCGCTTACTTACCTATACCCAGGCCCGTTTGCATTTTGTGCATGTAGGCGCCACTTTAACCGAAGAGGAGTTAATGTGGAAAGGTAAATGGCAGAAAGAACTGGCTGGTATGAATGTGGTGTTTGAAGAGCTGGAAGCCAAACATGTAGTAGCCGAACTGGATAGCTTTAGTAACAACAATGCTATTGATTTGCTGGCCATACGTCCGCATCGTGCGGGCATTTGGGATAGCATTTTCAGTAAAAGCAATACAAGAGACATTTCGCATTTAAACAGTATAGCTGTGCTGGCCCTTAGAGGTGGTGGAATATAA
- a CDS encoding DHA2 family efflux MFS transporter permease subunit: MLEQNSLVEYGARRVIITITAVFCALLEIIDTTIVNVALNDMKGSLGATLNEVSWVVTAYAIANVIIVPMTSWLSQQFGRTNYFAASVILFTVSSFLCGNSSTMSELIIFRFLQGLGGGALLVTSQTIITEIYPVEKRPMAQAIYTLGIIVGPTLGPPLGGYIIDHYSWPLIFYINIPVGIIATLLTLMYVKSPKYAEKRKASEVDWLGIGLLMATVGSLQYVLEKGQEEDWFSNTGIVVLTVTAILGGFFFIWRELVFKYPVVELRVLKNTNLRIGVILSFIMGFGLYGSTFVVPLYTQSILGWTAFQSGMLMVPSTLVVAFMMPIVGQMIQKGVSQKGLIALGLFIFFLYCFFTHGIMTPATGGDNFFWVLMLRGLGLGFLAVPVSVMSLSTLKGQQIGQGAAFSGMMRQLGGSFGVAMISTYISRQNMKHRSDLVSKLNIYDPNVQNRLQALKAGMIAKGKAPNIAEKTALQMIDGSISVQSTILSYMDVFIGIGIMFLITVPLVIIFVKRSKNKVSLADAGGH; the protein is encoded by the coding sequence ATGTTAGAACAAAATTCGCTGGTAGAGTATGGAGCCAGGCGCGTGATTATTACTATCACGGCTGTGTTTTGTGCGCTGCTGGAAATAATAGATACCACCATTGTTAACGTGGCCCTCAACGATATGAAGGGAAGCCTGGGGGCTACCCTTAACGAAGTGAGTTGGGTGGTTACTGCCTATGCCATTGCCAACGTAATTATTGTACCTATGACCAGCTGGTTATCGCAACAGTTTGGCCGTACCAATTACTTTGCTGCATCAGTGATACTGTTTACCGTGAGTTCGTTTTTGTGCGGTAATTCCAGTACTATGTCAGAGCTGATCATCTTCCGCTTTTTACAGGGCTTAGGTGGTGGTGCGTTGCTGGTAACTTCTCAAACTATTATAACAGAGATATACCCGGTAGAAAAGCGTCCGATGGCGCAGGCCATTTATACGTTGGGTATTATCGTGGGGCCTACATTAGGCCCGCCATTAGGTGGTTATATTATTGACCACTATTCGTGGCCGCTTATATTTTATATCAACATACCGGTAGGTATTATTGCTACCCTGTTAACGCTGATGTATGTAAAAAGTCCTAAGTATGCCGAGAAGCGCAAAGCAAGTGAGGTAGATTGGTTGGGAATAGGGTTGCTGATGGCTACGGTAGGTTCGTTACAGTACGTATTGGAAAAGGGACAGGAAGAAGATTGGTTTAGCAACACGGGTATAGTAGTGTTAACAGTTACAGCCATTTTAGGCGGGTTTTTCTTTATCTGGCGCGAGCTGGTATTTAAATATCCTGTAGTAGAATTACGGGTATTAAAGAATACCAATCTGCGGATAGGGGTAATACTCTCCTTTATCATGGGCTTTGGTTTGTATGGCTCTACATTCGTAGTTCCTTTGTACACACAGTCGATACTGGGGTGGACGGCGTTTCAGTCCGGTATGCTAATGGTGCCCAGTACGTTAGTAGTCGCCTTTATGATGCCTATCGTAGGGCAGATGATTCAGAAAGGGGTATCGCAAAAGGGATTGATTGCATTGGGCTTGTTCATCTTTTTCCTGTATTGTTTCTTCACCCATGGTATTATGACGCCGGCCACCGGTGGTGATAATTTCTTTTGGGTGCTGATGCTAAGAGGATTGGGTCTGGGTTTTTTGGCGGTACCTGTATCTGTAATGTCACTTTCTACATTAAAAGGGCAGCAGATAGGACAGGGTGCTGCTTTCTCCGGCATGATGCGTCAGTTAGGCGGATCGTTTGGTGTGGCTATGATATCTACCTATATCTCCCGGCAGAACATGAAGCACCGGAGCGACCTGGTAAGTAAGTTAAATATTTACGATCCCAATGTACAAAACAGGTTACAGGCATTAAAGGCTGGTATGATAGCTAAAGGCAAAGCACCTAACATCGCTGAAAAAACGGCGCTGCAAATGATAGATGGTTCTATTAGTGTACAAAGTACCATCCTGTCTTACATGGATGTGTTCATTGGAATTGGTATTATGTTCCTGATAACAGTTCCGTTAGTCATCATATTTGTAAAGAGATCTAAAAACAAAGTGAGCCTGGCAGATGCCGGCGGACATTAA
- a CDS encoding HlyD family secretion protein: MSTGAENNAAGTQKKNKTFLIILIVAVIAGGWFGISKYIHGQHHEETDDAQVEANISPVIPRVSGYVVSIRVKDNQRVKKGDTLFILDDRDFKLRVEAAEAALATAESNVAAAQANAGAAHANIAPSEANVSTADAQIETAKINLWRANEDFKRYENLIKDHSITQQQYEQALAAKQTAEKQLQVLQQQKAQASTQVSAIGRQSNATASQIGVAAATVKQRKVDVDDAKLNLSYTVVIAPEDGMVSKVNVQNGQFVQAGAALFSIVLNNETWIVANFKETQYGRIREGQKVMLEIDAFPGHEFEGVVSSASPATGARFALLPPDNASGNFVKVVQRLPVKIEFTNAQDTLVKRLKAGMNADVDVHLD; this comes from the coding sequence ATGTCAACCGGAGCAGAAAATAATGCGGCAGGCACGCAAAAAAAGAATAAAACCTTCCTCATCATCCTGATAGTGGCAGTGATTGCCGGTGGCTGGTTTGGTATAAGCAAATACATACACGGTCAGCATCACGAAGAAACAGATGATGCACAGGTAGAAGCCAATATCAGTCCTGTTATCCCGCGTGTATCGGGCTATGTGGTTTCAATAAGAGTAAAAGATAACCAGCGTGTAAAGAAGGGTGATACCTTGTTTATACTGGACGATCGCGATTTTAAATTACGTGTGGAAGCGGCAGAAGCAGCATTAGCTACCGCTGAAAGCAACGTGGCTGCAGCGCAGGCCAATGCAGGTGCAGCACATGCTAACATTGCGCCTTCTGAGGCGAATGTATCAACTGCTGATGCGCAGATTGAAACTGCTAAAATTAACCTATGGCGTGCAAATGAAGACTTTAAGCGTTACGAAAACCTGATTAAAGATCATTCTATCACACAGCAACAATACGAGCAGGCTTTAGCGGCTAAGCAAACTGCCGAAAAGCAATTACAGGTATTACAACAACAAAAAGCACAGGCTTCTACACAGGTTAGCGCTATTGGTCGCCAGAGCAATGCTACTGCTTCACAGATTGGTGTAGCAGCTGCTACGGTGAAGCAAAGAAAGGTAGATGTGGATGATGCGAAGCTGAACCTGAGCTATACGGTTGTGATTGCTCCTGAAGATGGAATGGTATCTAAAGTAAATGTGCAGAACGGACAGTTTGTGCAGGCGGGTGCGGCTTTATTCAGTATTGTATTAAACAATGAAACCTGGATAGTAGCCAACTTTAAAGAAACACAATACGGCAGGATAAGAGAAGGACAGAAAGTAATGTTGGAAATAGATGCTTTCCCGGGCCATGAGTTTGAAGGTGTGGTAAGTTCTGCATCACCTGCTACCGGCGCACGTTTCGCTTTATTACCTCCGGATAATGCCAGCGGTAACTTCGTAAAAGTAGTACAGCGTTTGCCTGTGAAAATTGAATTCACCAATGCACAGGATACACTGGTGAAAAGGCTGAAGGCAGGTATGAATGCCGATGTGGATGTGCACCTGGATTAG
- a CDS encoding TolC family protein — MSKSRTYGMAALWISLALLCGISTQAQTSTPLALNQAIELSLQNSKQLKISKAKIEQATAQLKQALDNRLPDAKVSGSYLLLTHPTIDLKTGSSDSAGSSSSFPKPSQAMYGMATVSMPLYAGLKVRYGIESARYLQKAAESDAEYDKEAIVVNAISAYSNLYKSQKAVELVKENLNQSQQRDNDFSNLEKNGLLARNDMLKAQLQTSQIEMTLVDAENNLKLAMVSLNLMMGQPEQNTIVADSSYFDTNYTLGSIEEYEQQAAANRRDITALDLRRKASESAVKAAKGDYYPTIGLTGGYVAAYIPNLLTATNIVNVGVGVSYNIGSLWKNKGKVAEAEAQSKEIVARQDQLTDNIHLDINRAYQNYLSNKKKIEVEEKSVINATENYRITKNKHDNNLVTTTELLDANVALLQSKINLQEAKAELVVSYNTLLEKVGVLANSQQKK, encoded by the coding sequence ATGAGTAAAAGCAGAACGTATGGTATGGCAGCGCTATGGATAAGCCTGGCCTTGTTGTGCGGTATAAGCACACAAGCGCAGACTTCTACTCCACTGGCGTTGAACCAGGCTATAGAATTAAGCTTGCAAAACAGTAAGCAGCTTAAAATTAGTAAGGCAAAAATTGAACAGGCAACAGCCCAGTTGAAACAGGCGCTGGACAACCGTTTACCGGATGCAAAGGTGAGTGGCTCTTATTTGCTGCTAACGCACCCTACTATTGATTTAAAAACGGGTAGTAGTGACAGTGCCGGAAGCAGCAGCTCCTTTCCCAAACCTTCCCAGGCCATGTATGGTATGGCCACTGTAAGCATGCCTTTGTATGCAGGCTTAAAAGTGCGCTATGGCATTGAATCGGCCAGGTATTTACAAAAAGCAGCCGAGTCAGATGCGGAATATGACAAGGAAGCTATTGTGGTAAATGCTATCAGCGCTTACAGCAACCTGTACAAATCGCAAAAGGCGGTTGAGCTGGTAAAAGAAAACCTGAATCAGTCGCAACAGCGCGATAATGATTTTTCCAACCTGGAAAAAAATGGTTTACTGGCACGTAACGATATGTTGAAGGCGCAGTTGCAAACTTCACAAATTGAAATGACGCTGGTAGATGCTGAGAACAACCTGAAACTGGCTATGGTAAGCTTAAACCTGATGATGGGCCAGCCGGAGCAGAATACGATTGTGGCTGACAGCAGCTACTTCGATACCAACTATACGCTGGGTTCTATAGAAGAGTACGAGCAACAGGCAGCGGCTAACAGAAGAGATATCACTGCTTTAGACCTGCGCAGGAAAGCTTCTGAAAGTGCTGTAAAAGCAGCCAAAGGAGATTATTATCCTACTATTGGTTTAACCGGTGGTTATGTGGCGGCTTATATACCTAACCTGCTTACCGCTACTAACATTGTAAACGTAGGCGTGGGTGTATCGTATAACATTGGGTCGTTGTGGAAAAACAAAGGCAAAGTAGCTGAAGCAGAAGCGCAATCCAAAGAAATAGTAGCCCGTCAGGATCAACTGACCGATAATATTCATCTGGATATTAACCGTGCTTATCAAAACTATCTTTCTAATAAAAAGAAAATAGAGGTAGAAGAAAAGTCAGTGATCAATGCTACTGAAAACTACCGCATCACTAAAAACAAGCACGATAACAACCTGGTTACAACTACCGAACTGCTGGATGCTAACGTGGCTTTACTGCAAAGCAAAATAAACCTGCAGGAAGCCAAAGCTGAATTAGTAGTATCGTACAACACCCTGCTGGAAAAAGTAGGTGTACTGGCAAATAGTCAACAGAAAAAATAA
- a CDS encoding TetR/AcrR family transcriptional regulator, with protein sequence METDSKVFSKKQLAILQVAESLFIEKGYNQVSIKEIATGAGINSAQVFYYFITKENLLEQMLEWRIHQLLEKIDAVVSDKALPIQTRLVLLIEQYVELGFANPLVLAQLFYENAISEHAGTRELLSNFKERNSIIIAGVIQAGQEQGVVKKTASVELITGLIVGTITYMVINRDDYREIMQQRQLDEEAGREELKRILAGYLKGILQSILIYE encoded by the coding sequence ATGGAGACTGACAGTAAGGTTTTTAGTAAAAAACAGCTGGCTATTTTGCAAGTGGCCGAATCTCTTTTTATTGAAAAAGGATACAACCAGGTTTCTATTAAAGAGATAGCTACTGGTGCCGGAATTAACAGTGCCCAGGTGTTTTACTACTTTATTACGAAGGAAAATCTGCTGGAGCAGATGCTGGAATGGCGCATTCACCAACTGCTGGAAAAAATTGATGCGGTGGTAAGTGATAAGGCGCTGCCTATTCAAACAAGGCTGGTTTTGCTGATAGAGCAGTATGTGGAGTTGGGCTTTGCGAATCCATTGGTGCTGGCACAGTTGTTTTACGAGAATGCCATAAGTGAACATGCCGGTACCCGGGAATTACTGAGCAACTTTAAAGAACGCAACAGCATTATTATAGCAGGCGTAATACAGGCGGGGCAGGAGCAGGGAGTGGTGAAAAAAACGGCAAGCGTTGAACTCATTACCGGGCTTATTGTAGGCACCATTACGTATATGGTAATAAACAGGGACGACTACAGGGAGATTATGCAGCAACGGCAGCTGGACGAAGAAGCAGGCCGGGAAGAATTAAAGCGAATACTTGCCGGTTATTTAAAAGGGATACTACAATCAATATTGATATATGAGTAA
- a CDS encoding TetR/AcrR family transcriptional regulator, whose translation MKPKDDSKIEEIFEATLQLVKEHGLSGITVNMIAKKAGFATGTVYTYFENKEQLILKLFDRCFSNYARDYFAGFDPTAPFKVAFHTIWVNMIRHSMDRFSELVFIEQCFHSPYISEESRATYKEVFLPWKEMIEKGKREGLVKQLDVMWLMLYVRGTIREIVKYVQYNQLQITPEFIEQMFNMCWDGIKD comes from the coding sequence GTGAAACCAAAAGACGATAGCAAGATTGAAGAAATATTCGAAGCCACCCTTCAGTTAGTGAAGGAGCATGGCCTTTCGGGTATTACGGTGAACATGATAGCTAAAAAGGCTGGTTTTGCTACAGGAACGGTATACACCTACTTTGAAAACAAAGAGCAGTTGATTCTCAAATTGTTCGACAGGTGTTTTTCCAATTATGCACGGGATTATTTTGCCGGGTTCGACCCCACTGCACCTTTTAAAGTAGCCTTTCATACCATCTGGGTAAACATGATCAGGCACAGTATGGACAGGTTTAGCGAGTTGGTGTTCATTGAACAGTGCTTTCACTCTCCTTATATTTCGGAAGAATCGAGAGCTACTTATAAAGAGGTGTTTTTGCCCTGGAAAGAGATGATTGAAAAGGGAAAAAGGGAGGGGCTGGTAAAGCAATTAGACGTGATGTGGCTGATGTTGTATGTGCGCGGTACTATCCGGGAAATTGTGAAGTATGTGCAGTATAACCAGTTACAAATTACACCGGAATTTATAGAACAGATGTTCAATATGTGCTGGGATGGAATTAAGGACTAA
- a CDS encoding RNA polymerase sigma factor has protein sequence MRTEKLHNEPALLQALANGSSEAFTLIFTHYSAGVYDAAMAYLQNENQAQEAVQEVFLKIWQKREQLAEVEKLQDYLFIVARNYIFNQLKHNALTVTVLHQHYQQSNTFSNDTDYRVREKQYQQLLEAAINTLPAERKKIYLLAKNEELSYEQIAQQLGISRHTVKNQMYQALQTIRLYMQQYMPLYLTPLSLTVLIPH, from the coding sequence TTGCGCACAGAGAAATTACATAACGAACCGGCCTTACTACAGGCACTGGCTAATGGCAGTTCCGAGGCATTTACGCTTATTTTTACACATTATAGTGCAGGAGTGTATGATGCTGCAATGGCCTATTTGCAAAATGAAAACCAGGCGCAGGAAGCAGTTCAGGAGGTATTTTTAAAAATATGGCAGAAGCGGGAACAACTGGCTGAGGTGGAAAAACTGCAGGACTACCTGTTTATTGTAGCCCGCAATTACATTTTCAACCAACTGAAACACAACGCGCTTACTGTTACCGTTTTACACCAGCACTATCAACAATCCAACACATTTTCTAACGACACCGATTACCGGGTAAGGGAAAAACAATACCAGCAATTGCTGGAAGCTGCTATCAACACCCTGCCGGCAGAACGTAAAAAAATTTACCTGCTGGCCAAAAATGAAGAGTTGAGCTACGAACAAATAGCCCAACAACTCGGCATATCCCGTCATACTGTAAAAAATCAAATGTACCAGGCTTTGCAAACTATACGTTTGTATATGCAACAGTACATGCCCCTCTACCTTACTCCCCTTTCCCTGACGGTTTTGATACCTCATTAA
- a CDS encoding FecR family protein codes for MENKDLIILLEKHTNGQLTAAETIRLMQLLSDDSADDFIKQQIANRLQQSSSRYHMSTEAEQAVLQALLSEIDIAATAPPASRKRAWMIQLTRYAAAAAIIAGISVTIFLLYPTTHKPTPENTTAQTFQVMPGGNKATLTLADGSTIDLDSARAGALAQQNGANITKQSDGVLTYNKASANNNTAVAFNTLRTPRGGQFQVTLPDGSRVWLNAASSLRYPTVFNDSIRNVEVTGEAYFEIASHKAQPFIVTTHNQKVQVLGTRFNVNAYEDENATSTTLLEGSVKVLPNGTPGVVLTSGQQSQVKASNISIKEVAAPDNAIAWKNGYFSFSHASIPAIMRQLARWYNVDIEIQGNFDNQLFTGEIEKNLPLQEVLNGLASTHIHYKMEAGNKLLIIP; via the coding sequence ATGGAAAATAAGGACCTGATTATATTATTGGAGAAACATACGAACGGACAGCTCACTGCTGCAGAAACCATCCGGTTGATGCAACTACTGTCTGATGATAGTGCCGACGATTTTATAAAGCAACAAATCGCCAACAGGCTACAGCAATCCAGTAGCAGATACCATATGAGTACTGAAGCGGAACAGGCAGTTTTACAGGCACTTTTGTCCGAAATCGATATAGCTGCCACCGCGCCTCCTGCTTCCCGCAAACGCGCATGGATGATACAGCTAACCAGGTATGCTGCAGCAGCGGCCATTATCGCTGGCATATCCGTTACTATTTTCCTGCTATATCCCACCACCCATAAACCCACTCCCGAAAATACTACTGCTCAAACATTCCAGGTAATGCCCGGTGGCAACAAAGCCACCCTTACACTAGCCGACGGCAGCACAATTGATTTAGACAGCGCCCGCGCCGGCGCACTGGCCCAACAGAATGGCGCTAACATTACCAAGCAAAGCGACGGAGTGCTCACTTACAACAAAGCAAGCGCCAACAACAATACAGCTGTAGCCTTTAACACCCTGCGCACACCCCGGGGCGGCCAGTTTCAGGTTACTTTGCCCGATGGCAGCCGTGTATGGCTGAATGCCGCATCCTCTCTACGCTACCCTACTGTGTTCAACGATAGCATCCGTAACGTAGAAGTAACCGGCGAAGCTTATTTTGAAATTGCCAGCCACAAGGCACAGCCTTTTATTGTAACTACACACAACCAGAAGGTGCAGGTACTGGGCACCCGGTTTAATGTAAATGCGTATGAAGATGAAAACGCCACCAGCACCACCCTGCTCGAAGGCAGCGTAAAAGTATTGCCCAACGGCACACCTGGCGTGGTGCTTACCTCTGGTCAGCAAAGCCAGGTAAAAGCCAGCAACATCAGCATAAAAGAAGTAGCCGCGCCCGACAATGCCATTGCCTGGAAAAATGGTTATTTCAGTTTTTCCCATGCCAGCATTCCTGCTATTATGCGTCAGCTGGCACGCTGGTATAATGTAGACATAGAAATACAGGGAAATTTCGACAACCAGTTGTTCACCGGCGAAATAGAAAAGAACCTGCCTTTGCAGGAAGTGCTGAACGGATTAGCCAGCACACATATTCACTATAAAATGGAAGCAGGCAACAAGCTTCTTATTATACCATAA